One window of Oreochromis niloticus isolate F11D_XX linkage group LG23, O_niloticus_UMD_NMBU, whole genome shotgun sequence genomic DNA carries:
- the dmap1 gene encoding DNA methyltransferase 1-associated protein 1 isoform X1 → MFIINGPVMFTYCSEVRSNIRIINSYELFILLFAVLRPKRCYRNAMATGADVRDILELTGGDNDGPITKKDLINSDKKKSKKATETLTFKRPEGMHREVYALLYSDKKDAPPLLPSDTTQGYRTVKAKLGCKKVRPWKWMPFTNPARRDGAIFHHWRRVAEEGKDYPFARFNKTVQVPVYSEQEYQMHLHDDGWTKAETDHLFDLCKRFDLRFIVVHDRYDHQQYRKRSVEDLKERYYSICGKLTKVRAASGTEPKIYIFDAGHERRRKEQLEKLFNRTPEQVAEEEYLIQELRKIETRKKEREKKAQDLQKLIKAADTTTELRRAEKRVSKKKLPQKRETEKPAVPETAGIKFPDFKSAGVTLRSQRMKLPSSVGQKKIKAIEQILIEQGVDLNPMPTEEIVQMFNELRSDLVLLYELKQAHSNCEYEQQMLRHRYEALLKAGGCVGTVGAGPVIASQGGEINATNSTTASTPGAESQSWLNADDIKVEAKEQIIDVVGAPLTPNSRKRRESASSSSSVKKVKKP, encoded by the exons ATGTTCATTATAAATGGCCCTGTAATGTTTACATATTGTAGTGAAGTACGCAGTAATATTAGGATTATAAACTCTTACGAACTCTTTATATTGCTGTTTGCGGTTCTGAGACCTAAGCGTTGCTACCGAAATG CCATGGCTACCGGTGCTGATGTCAGGGATATTCTTGAGTTGACCGGAGGGGATAATGATGGTCCCATCACCAAGAAAGACCTCATCAACTCAGACAAG AAAAAATCCAAGAAAGCAACAGAAACCCTGACCTTCAAGAGACCAGAGGGAATGCACAGAGAGGTCTACGCTCTGCTTTATTCAGATAAGAA GGATGCACCCCCCCTGCTGCCTAGTGACACCACTCAAGGTTATAGGACAGTCAAAGCCAAGTTAGGCTGTAAAAAGGTTCGTCCCTGGAAGTGGATGCCCTTCACAAATCCAGCACGCAGAGACGGGGCCATATTCCACCACTGGAGACGTGTGGCAGAAGAGGGCAAGGACTACCCTTTTGCTCGCTTTAACAAG ACAGTGCAGGTGCCAGTGTACTCGGAGCAAGAGTACCAAATGCATCTCCACGACGATGGCTGGACTAAAGCAGAGACAGACCACCTGTTTGACCTTTGCAAGCGTTTTGACTTGCGCTTCATCGTTGTCCATGACCGATATGATCACCAGCAATACAGA aaacgCTCTGTGGAGGACCTGAAAGAACGATATTATAGCATTTGTGGTAAGCTGACCAAGGTCCGCGCAGCATCAGGGACAGAACCCAAAATCTACATCTTTGATGCTGGCCATGAAAGGCGCCGTAAAGAGCAACTGGAAAAGCTGTTCAATCGCACACCTGAACAG GTGGCAGAAGAGGAGTATCTCATTCAGGAGCTAAGGAAAATTGAGACTAGGAAGAAAGAGCGTGAGAAGAAAGCCCAGGATCTGCAAAAACTCATTAAGGCAGCTGACACAACTACAGAGTTGAGACGAGCTGAAAAGAGGGTTTCTAAGAAGAAGCTTCCACAAAAAAGGGAAACAGAAAAACCG gcTGTTCCAGAGACGGCAGGCATCAAATTCCCTGACTTCAAATCAGCGGGCGTCACACTGCGCAGTCAGAGG ATGAAACTGCCAAGCTCCGTAGGCCAGAAGAAGATCAAGGCCATTGAGCAGATCCTGATAGAGCAAGGAGTGG ATCTTAACCCCATGCCCACTGAGGAGATTGTGCAGATGTTCAATGAGCTTCGTAGTGACCTGGTGCTGCTGTATGAATTGAAGCAGGCCCACAGCAACTGCGAGTATGAGCAGCAGATGCTGCGTCATCGCTACGAGGCCCTGCTGAAGGCCGGCGGGTGCGTGGGAACTGTAGGAGCCGGTCCAGTCATTGCATCGCAGGGTGGGGAAATCAACGCCACCAACAGCACTACAGCATCCACCCCAGGGGCTGAATCTCAGTCCTGGCTCAATGCAGATGACATTAAGGTGGAAGCCAAGGAGCAGATCATCGATGTTGTTGGAGCACCGCTTACCCCCAACTCG CGCAAGCGGAGAGAATCGGCGTCCAGCTCGTCCTCAGTGAAGAAGGTGAAGAAGCCTTGA
- the hnrnpm gene encoding heterogeneous nuclear ribonucleoprotein M isoform X3: MKKAVEKVNKHNLNGRPLKVKEDPDGVICQREINKAQGGGPPGGHGGMGGMGGMGGMGGMGGMGGMDRMGPGPNGPMVNIPPSLLNNPNIPNEIIHGLQAGRIGSTVFVANLDYKVGWKKLKEVFSMAGMVVRADILEDKDGKSRGMGTVTFDLPIEAVQAVSMFNGQLLFNRTMHVKLDEKSLPKDFGPPDRAAALPRGLSGIGLGLGPGGQPIDATQLNRGGGAGMGNMGPGGMEGMGFANMGGRMGGGGMDNFGGMNMDRFGSSGMGRMNEMDRGIGGAFDREFGRNEMGMSRNNFGDSFERGMGSSLGMDRMGSGMDRMGTSMDRMGGMDRMGMDRMDRVSDLDRMGSGFDRMGSGMDRLGPSMDRLGPGLDRMSSGMDRLGPSGFDRLGPSSLDRMGGGGGGGGMDFGSPMGMDRMGNTGIDRMASNFDRMGSAGGLDRFPSGGLDRMSSGIDRMGSGGVGGQFDRSGDLERGFGGNSFGGAGAGGPGAGGSNVRKGCQIFVRNLPFDFTWKMLKDTFNACGMVQYADIKMENGKSKGCGVVRFDNPETAERACRTMNGYRLNGREIDVRIDRNA, encoded by the exons ATGAAGAAAGCGGTGGAGAAGGTCAACAAGCACAACCTCAACGGTCGGCCCCTCAAAGTGAAAGAG GACCCTGATGGTGTGATTTGCCAGCGGGAGATCAACAAGGCCCAAGGTGGAGGCCCTCCAGGAGGTCACGGCGGAATGGGTGGCATGGGGGGAATGGGAGGCATGGGAGGAATGGGTGGAATGGGCGGAATGGATCGTATGGGTCCTGGACCAAATGGCCCCATGGTCAACATTCCTCCGAGCCTTTTGAATAACCCGAACATCCCCAATGAGATCATCCATGGTCTCCAGGCTGGCAGAATTGGCAGCACTGTCTTTGTGGCTAAT CTTGACTACAAAGTGGGCTGGAAGAAGCTGAAGGAGGTGTTCAGTATGGCGGGCATGGTGGTGAGGGCGGACATTCTGGAGGACAAGGACGGGAAAAGTCGAGGCATGGGCACCGTAACATTTGATCTGCCCATCGAAGCAGTCCAGGCTGTCT CAATGTTCAATGGACAGCTCCTGTTTAACAGGACGATGCACGTCAAACTG GATGAGAAATCTCTTCCTAAAGATTTTGGACCACCGGACAGAGCAGCTGCCCTTCCCC GTGGCCTGAGTGGTATTGGCTTGGGACTGGGACCTGGGGGCCAGCCTATTGATGCTACTCAGCTCAACAGAGGTGGTGGTGCAGGGATGGGCAACATGGGTCCTGGAG GTATGGAAGGAATGGGCTTCGCCAACATGGGAGGCCGGATGGGAGGAGGAG GGATGGACAACTTTGGAGGAATGAACATGGACCGCTTTGGTTCTTCAGGGATGGGCAGGATGAATG AGATGGACCGTGGGATTGGTGGTGCTTTTGACAGGGAATTTGGGCGAAATGAAATGGGAATGTCTCGCAATAATTTTGGAGACTCCTTTGAAAGAGGAATGG GAAGCTCGCTGGGAATGGACCGCATGGGTTCTGGAATGGACCGCATGGGAACCAGCATGGACCGCATGGGAGGAATGGATCGGATGGGGATGGACAGGATGGATCGCGTGTCTGATCTAGATAGGATGGGTTCTGGGTTTGACCGAATGGGCTCTGGGATGGATCGGCTGGGACCCAGTATGGACAGGCTCGGACCTGGTCTAGATCGTATGAGTTCAGGCATGGATCGCCTCGGCCCATCTGGATTTGACCGCTTGGGCCCATCTAGCTTGGACCGCATGGGTGGTGGCGGCGGTGGCGGCGGCATGGATTTTGGCTCTCCGATGGGAATGGATCGCATGGGCAACACCGGAATTGACAGAATGGCGAGCAACTTCGACCGCATGGGCTCTGCCGGAGGACTTGACCGTTTTCCATCTGGCGGCCTTGACCGCATGAGCTCTGGAATTGACCGGATGGGATCTGGAGGTGTTGGTGGTCAGTTCGACCGTTCTGGTGACTTGGAGCGTGGATTTGGCGGCAATTCCTTTGGAGGAGCTGGGGCTGGAGGTCCTGGAGCCGGGGGAAGCAATGTCAGGAAGGGATGTCAGATCTTTGTCAGGAAT CTGCCTTTTGACTTCACCTGGAAGATGCTGAAGGATACCTTCAACGCATGCG GAATGGTCCAGTATGCTGATATTAAGATGGAGAACGGGAAGTCCAAGGGCTGCGGTGTGGTTCGCTTTGACAACCCCGAAACTGCTGAGCGCGCCTGCCGGACCATGAACGGCTATCGCCTGAATGGAAGAGAAATTGATGTTAGGATTGACAGGAATGCATAA
- the timm44 gene encoding mitochondrial import inner membrane translocase subunit TIM44 yields the protein MATPLCQCYQICVRRGLVAFPSSYLLLSNRPNVYRIRGLLTHTPQVPQSALLQVRYLSGERGGGRRGFLGEFLDNLKQELNKNKEMKENIKKFREEAKKLEESEALKQARRKYKNIESETVKTSEVLRKKLGNISETVKEGLEEVSRTEFGKKIKEGMEEAAKTAKTSAETVSKSGEMLGKTGAFKAISQGMESVKKEIGDLGHTGPYRPPTRLRKRTEFSSKGAADESRVFEANEEAMGVVLHKDSKWYQQWKDFKDNNVVFNRFFEMKMKYDESDNAFIRASRAVTDKMTDIIGGLFSKTEMSEVLTEILKVDPSFDKDSFLKQCERDIIPNILEAMIQGELEVLKDWCYEATYSQLAHPIQQAKAMGLQFHSKILDIDNIDLALGKMMDQGPVLIITFQAQLVMVIRNTKGEVVEGDPEKVLRMMYVWALCRDQEELNPYAAWRLLDISASSTEQIL from the exons ATGGCGACCCCCTTGTGTCAGTGTTATCAG ATATGTGTAAGAAGGGGTTTGGTGGCATTCCCTTCCTCTTACCTGCTGCTTTCCAACAGACCCAATGTCTACAGGATACGTGGGCTCCTCACACACACTCCACAG GTGCCTCAGTCAGCCCTTCTTCAAGTAAGGTATTTGTCAGGAGAGCGGGGTGGTGGACGAAGAGGTTTCCTGGGAGAGTTTTTGGATAACCTCAAACAGGAGCTGAACAAGAAcaaggaaatgaaagaaaacatcaaaaagTTTCGGGAAGAGGCCAAAAAACTCGAGGAGTCAGAGGCACTGAAGCAAGCTCGGAGGAAGTAT AAAAATATAGAGTCTGAAACAGTGAAGACGTCCGAGGTTCTTAGGAAGAAGTTGGGAAACATTTCAGAGACAGTCAAAGAG gGACTGGAAGAGGTCAGCCGGACTGAATTTGGGAAGAAAATCAAAGAAGGAATGGAAGAAGCTGCCAAAACAGCAAAGACATCTGCTGAGACTGTCTCCAAGAGTGGAGAGATGCTGGGCAAGACGGGCGCATTTAAAGCAATATCTCAG ggAATGGAGAGTGTGAAGAAAGAGATCGGTGACTTGGGTCACACTGGCCCTTATCGGCCTCCCACCAGACTCAGAAAGAGGACTGAATTCTCCTCCAAGGGGGCAGCGGATGAAAGCAGGGTCTTTGAGGCCAATGA GGAAGCTATGGGTGTGGTGCTCCACAAAGACTCAAAATGGTACCAGCAGTGGAAGGACTTCAAAGACAACAACGTGGTCTTTAACA GGTTCTTTGAGATGAAGATGAAGTATGATGAGAGTGACAACGCGTTTATCAGAGCGTCCCGGGCCGTCACTGACAAGATGACTGACATCATAG GTGGGCTGTTTTCAAAGACTGAGATGTCTGAAGTACTGACAGAGATTTTGAAGGTGGACCCGTCCTTTGACAAAGACTCCTTTCTCAAGCAGTGTGAGCGGGACATCATCCCCAACATACTGGAG GCGATGATTCAAGGGGAGCTGGAGGTTCTCAAGGACTGGTGCTATGAAGCG ACATACAGCCAGCTGGCACATCCAATCCAGCAAGCCAAGGCCATGGGGCTTCAGTTCCACTCCAAGATTCTGGACATTGACAATATTGAT CTGGCCTTGGGTAAGATGATGGACCAGGGTCCGGTGCTGATTATCACTTTCCAGGCTCAGTTAGTCATGGTGATCCGAAACACCAAAGGAGAAGTGGTGGAAGGAGATCCT GAAAAAGTCCTCAGGATGATGTACGTTTGGGCTCTCTGTCGAGACCAGGAAGAGCTCAACCCATACGCTGCCTGGAGACTATTGGATATCTCCGCCTCGAGCACGGAGCAGATCCTCTAA
- the hnrnpm gene encoding heterogeneous nuclear ribonucleoprotein M isoform X1 encodes MSNEQAETTTEQAGQQQLSTPPQQQPTSQQGEMNGKGKNESNASRKERPQKRGGGGRYEPYGNANKRYRVFVSNIPYDVKWQALKDLMKEKVGEVTYVEHLMDAEGKSRGCAVVEFRTEELMKKAVEKVNKHNLNGRPLKVKEDPDGVICQREINKAQGGGPPGGHGGMGGMGGMGGMGGMGGMGGMDRMGPGPNGPMVNIPPSLLNNPNIPNEIIHGLQAGRIGSTVFVANLDYKVGWKKLKEVFSMAGMVVRADILEDKDGKSRGMGTVTFDLPIEAVQAVSMFNGQLLFNRTMHVKLDEKSLPKDFGPPDRAAALPRGLSGIGLGLGPGGQPIDATQLNRGGGAGMGNMGPGGMEGMGFANMGGRMGGGGMDNFGGMNMDRFGSSGMGRMNEMDRGIGGAFDREFGRNEMGMSRNNFGDSFERGMGSSLGMDRMGSGMDRMGTSMDRMGGMDRMGMDRMDRVSDLDRMGSGFDRMGSGMDRLGPSMDRLGPGLDRMSSGMDRLGPSGFDRLGPSSLDRMGGGGGGGGMDFGSPMGMDRMGNTGIDRMASNFDRMGSAGGLDRFPSGGLDRMSSGIDRMGSGGVGGQFDRSGDLERGFGGNSFGGAGAGGPGAGGSNVRKGCQIFVRNLPFDFTWKMLKDTFNACGMVQYADIKMENGKSKGCGVVRFDNPETAERACRTMNGYRLNGREIDVRIDRNA; translated from the exons ATGTCTAACGAGCAGGCAGAAACTACCACAGAGCAAGCAGGCCAGCAGCAGTTGTCGACGCCGCCGCAGCAGCAGCCGACTTCGCAGCAGGG GGAAATGAATGGAAAAGGCAAGAATGAGTCCAATGCCAGCAGGAAGGAAAGGCCCCAGaagagaggtggaggtggtcgCTATGAGCCCTATGGAAACGCAAACAAAAGATACCGCGTTTTCGTCAGCAACATCCCATATGATGTGAAGTGGCAAGCCCTCAAAGATCTGATGAAAGAGAAAG TGGGTGAGGTAACGTACGTGGAACACTTAATGGACGCAGAAGGCAAATCCAGG GGTTGTGC tgttGTTGAGTTCAGGACAGAAGAATTGATGAAGAAAGCGGTGGAGAAGGTCAACAAGCACAACCTCAACGGTCGGCCCCTCAAAGTGAAAGAG GACCCTGATGGTGTGATTTGCCAGCGGGAGATCAACAAGGCCCAAGGTGGAGGCCCTCCAGGAGGTCACGGCGGAATGGGTGGCATGGGGGGAATGGGAGGCATGGGAGGAATGGGTGGAATGGGCGGAATGGATCGTATGGGTCCTGGACCAAATGGCCCCATGGTCAACATTCCTCCGAGCCTTTTGAATAACCCGAACATCCCCAATGAGATCATCCATGGTCTCCAGGCTGGCAGAATTGGCAGCACTGTCTTTGTGGCTAAT CTTGACTACAAAGTGGGCTGGAAGAAGCTGAAGGAGGTGTTCAGTATGGCGGGCATGGTGGTGAGGGCGGACATTCTGGAGGACAAGGACGGGAAAAGTCGAGGCATGGGCACCGTAACATTTGATCTGCCCATCGAAGCAGTCCAGGCTGTCT CAATGTTCAATGGACAGCTCCTGTTTAACAGGACGATGCACGTCAAACTG GATGAGAAATCTCTTCCTAAAGATTTTGGACCACCGGACAGAGCAGCTGCCCTTCCCC GTGGCCTGAGTGGTATTGGCTTGGGACTGGGACCTGGGGGCCAGCCTATTGATGCTACTCAGCTCAACAGAGGTGGTGGTGCAGGGATGGGCAACATGGGTCCTGGAG GTATGGAAGGAATGGGCTTCGCCAACATGGGAGGCCGGATGGGAGGAGGAG GGATGGACAACTTTGGAGGAATGAACATGGACCGCTTTGGTTCTTCAGGGATGGGCAGGATGAATG AGATGGACCGTGGGATTGGTGGTGCTTTTGACAGGGAATTTGGGCGAAATGAAATGGGAATGTCTCGCAATAATTTTGGAGACTCCTTTGAAAGAGGAATGG GAAGCTCGCTGGGAATGGACCGCATGGGTTCTGGAATGGACCGCATGGGAACCAGCATGGACCGCATGGGAGGAATGGATCGGATGGGGATGGACAGGATGGATCGCGTGTCTGATCTAGATAGGATGGGTTCTGGGTTTGACCGAATGGGCTCTGGGATGGATCGGCTGGGACCCAGTATGGACAGGCTCGGACCTGGTCTAGATCGTATGAGTTCAGGCATGGATCGCCTCGGCCCATCTGGATTTGACCGCTTGGGCCCATCTAGCTTGGACCGCATGGGTGGTGGCGGCGGTGGCGGCGGCATGGATTTTGGCTCTCCGATGGGAATGGATCGCATGGGCAACACCGGAATTGACAGAATGGCGAGCAACTTCGACCGCATGGGCTCTGCCGGAGGACTTGACCGTTTTCCATCTGGCGGCCTTGACCGCATGAGCTCTGGAATTGACCGGATGGGATCTGGAGGTGTTGGTGGTCAGTTCGACCGTTCTGGTGACTTGGAGCGTGGATTTGGCGGCAATTCCTTTGGAGGAGCTGGGGCTGGAGGTCCTGGAGCCGGGGGAAGCAATGTCAGGAAGGGATGTCAGATCTTTGTCAGGAAT CTGCCTTTTGACTTCACCTGGAAGATGCTGAAGGATACCTTCAACGCATGCG GAATGGTCCAGTATGCTGATATTAAGATGGAGAACGGGAAGTCCAAGGGCTGCGGTGTGGTTCGCTTTGACAACCCCGAAACTGCTGAGCGCGCCTGCCGGACCATGAACGGCTATCGCCTGAATGGAAGAGAAATTGATGTTAGGATTGACAGGAATGCATAA
- the dmap1 gene encoding DNA methyltransferase 1-associated protein 1 isoform X2, translating to MATGADVRDILELTGGDNDGPITKKDLINSDKKKSKKATETLTFKRPEGMHREVYALLYSDKKDAPPLLPSDTTQGYRTVKAKLGCKKVRPWKWMPFTNPARRDGAIFHHWRRVAEEGKDYPFARFNKTVQVPVYSEQEYQMHLHDDGWTKAETDHLFDLCKRFDLRFIVVHDRYDHQQYRKRSVEDLKERYYSICGKLTKVRAASGTEPKIYIFDAGHERRRKEQLEKLFNRTPEQVAEEEYLIQELRKIETRKKEREKKAQDLQKLIKAADTTTELRRAEKRVSKKKLPQKRETEKPAVPETAGIKFPDFKSAGVTLRSQRMKLPSSVGQKKIKAIEQILIEQGVDLNPMPTEEIVQMFNELRSDLVLLYELKQAHSNCEYEQQMLRHRYEALLKAGGCVGTVGAGPVIASQGGEINATNSTTASTPGAESQSWLNADDIKVEAKEQIIDVVGAPLTPNSRKRRESASSSSSVKKVKKP from the exons ATGGCTACCGGTGCTGATGTCAGGGATATTCTTGAGTTGACCGGAGGGGATAATGATGGTCCCATCACCAAGAAAGACCTCATCAACTCAGACAAG AAAAAATCCAAGAAAGCAACAGAAACCCTGACCTTCAAGAGACCAGAGGGAATGCACAGAGAGGTCTACGCTCTGCTTTATTCAGATAAGAA GGATGCACCCCCCCTGCTGCCTAGTGACACCACTCAAGGTTATAGGACAGTCAAAGCCAAGTTAGGCTGTAAAAAGGTTCGTCCCTGGAAGTGGATGCCCTTCACAAATCCAGCACGCAGAGACGGGGCCATATTCCACCACTGGAGACGTGTGGCAGAAGAGGGCAAGGACTACCCTTTTGCTCGCTTTAACAAG ACAGTGCAGGTGCCAGTGTACTCGGAGCAAGAGTACCAAATGCATCTCCACGACGATGGCTGGACTAAAGCAGAGACAGACCACCTGTTTGACCTTTGCAAGCGTTTTGACTTGCGCTTCATCGTTGTCCATGACCGATATGATCACCAGCAATACAGA aaacgCTCTGTGGAGGACCTGAAAGAACGATATTATAGCATTTGTGGTAAGCTGACCAAGGTCCGCGCAGCATCAGGGACAGAACCCAAAATCTACATCTTTGATGCTGGCCATGAAAGGCGCCGTAAAGAGCAACTGGAAAAGCTGTTCAATCGCACACCTGAACAG GTGGCAGAAGAGGAGTATCTCATTCAGGAGCTAAGGAAAATTGAGACTAGGAAGAAAGAGCGTGAGAAGAAAGCCCAGGATCTGCAAAAACTCATTAAGGCAGCTGACACAACTACAGAGTTGAGACGAGCTGAAAAGAGGGTTTCTAAGAAGAAGCTTCCACAAAAAAGGGAAACAGAAAAACCG gcTGTTCCAGAGACGGCAGGCATCAAATTCCCTGACTTCAAATCAGCGGGCGTCACACTGCGCAGTCAGAGG ATGAAACTGCCAAGCTCCGTAGGCCAGAAGAAGATCAAGGCCATTGAGCAGATCCTGATAGAGCAAGGAGTGG ATCTTAACCCCATGCCCACTGAGGAGATTGTGCAGATGTTCAATGAGCTTCGTAGTGACCTGGTGCTGCTGTATGAATTGAAGCAGGCCCACAGCAACTGCGAGTATGAGCAGCAGATGCTGCGTCATCGCTACGAGGCCCTGCTGAAGGCCGGCGGGTGCGTGGGAACTGTAGGAGCCGGTCCAGTCATTGCATCGCAGGGTGGGGAAATCAACGCCACCAACAGCACTACAGCATCCACCCCAGGGGCTGAATCTCAGTCCTGGCTCAATGCAGATGACATTAAGGTGGAAGCCAAGGAGCAGATCATCGATGTTGTTGGAGCACCGCTTACCCCCAACTCG CGCAAGCGGAGAGAATCGGCGTCCAGCTCGTCCTCAGTGAAGAAGGTGAAGAAGCCTTGA
- the hnrnpm gene encoding heterogeneous nuclear ribonucleoprotein M isoform X2, protein MSNEQAETTTEQAGQQQLSTPPQQQPTSQQGEMNGKGKNESNASRKERPQKRGGGGRYEPYGNANKRYRVFVSNIPYDVKWQALKDLMKEKVGEVTYVEHLMDAEGKSRGCAVVEFRTEELMKKAVEKVNKHNLNGRPLKVKEDPDGVICQREINKAQGGGPPGGHGGMGGMGGMGGMGGMGGMGGMDRMGPGPNGPMVNIPPSLLNNPNIPNEIIHGLQAGRIGSTVFVANLDYKVGWKKLKEVFSMAGMVVRADILEDKDGKSRGMGTVTFDLPIEAVQAVSMFNGQLLFNRTMHVKLDEKSLPKDFGPPDRAAALPRGLSGIGLGLGPGGQPIDATQLNRGGGAGMGNMGPGGMEGMGFANMGGRMGGGGMDNFGGMNMDRFGSSGMGRMNGSSLGMDRMGSGMDRMGTSMDRMGGMDRMGMDRMDRVSDLDRMGSGFDRMGSGMDRLGPSMDRLGPGLDRMSSGMDRLGPSGFDRLGPSSLDRMGGGGGGGGMDFGSPMGMDRMGNTGIDRMASNFDRMGSAGGLDRFPSGGLDRMSSGIDRMGSGGVGGQFDRSGDLERGFGGNSFGGAGAGGPGAGGSNVRKGCQIFVRNLPFDFTWKMLKDTFNACGMVQYADIKMENGKSKGCGVVRFDNPETAERACRTMNGYRLNGREIDVRIDRNA, encoded by the exons ATGTCTAACGAGCAGGCAGAAACTACCACAGAGCAAGCAGGCCAGCAGCAGTTGTCGACGCCGCCGCAGCAGCAGCCGACTTCGCAGCAGGG GGAAATGAATGGAAAAGGCAAGAATGAGTCCAATGCCAGCAGGAAGGAAAGGCCCCAGaagagaggtggaggtggtcgCTATGAGCCCTATGGAAACGCAAACAAAAGATACCGCGTTTTCGTCAGCAACATCCCATATGATGTGAAGTGGCAAGCCCTCAAAGATCTGATGAAAGAGAAAG TGGGTGAGGTAACGTACGTGGAACACTTAATGGACGCAGAAGGCAAATCCAGG GGTTGTGC tgttGTTGAGTTCAGGACAGAAGAATTGATGAAGAAAGCGGTGGAGAAGGTCAACAAGCACAACCTCAACGGTCGGCCCCTCAAAGTGAAAGAG GACCCTGATGGTGTGATTTGCCAGCGGGAGATCAACAAGGCCCAAGGTGGAGGCCCTCCAGGAGGTCACGGCGGAATGGGTGGCATGGGGGGAATGGGAGGCATGGGAGGAATGGGTGGAATGGGCGGAATGGATCGTATGGGTCCTGGACCAAATGGCCCCATGGTCAACATTCCTCCGAGCCTTTTGAATAACCCGAACATCCCCAATGAGATCATCCATGGTCTCCAGGCTGGCAGAATTGGCAGCACTGTCTTTGTGGCTAAT CTTGACTACAAAGTGGGCTGGAAGAAGCTGAAGGAGGTGTTCAGTATGGCGGGCATGGTGGTGAGGGCGGACATTCTGGAGGACAAGGACGGGAAAAGTCGAGGCATGGGCACCGTAACATTTGATCTGCCCATCGAAGCAGTCCAGGCTGTCT CAATGTTCAATGGACAGCTCCTGTTTAACAGGACGATGCACGTCAAACTG GATGAGAAATCTCTTCCTAAAGATTTTGGACCACCGGACAGAGCAGCTGCCCTTCCCC GTGGCCTGAGTGGTATTGGCTTGGGACTGGGACCTGGGGGCCAGCCTATTGATGCTACTCAGCTCAACAGAGGTGGTGGTGCAGGGATGGGCAACATGGGTCCTGGAG GTATGGAAGGAATGGGCTTCGCCAACATGGGAGGCCGGATGGGAGGAGGAG GGATGGACAACTTTGGAGGAATGAACATGGACCGCTTTGGTTCTTCAGGGATGGGCAGGATGAATG GAAGCTCGCTGGGAATGGACCGCATGGGTTCTGGAATGGACCGCATGGGAACCAGCATGGACCGCATGGGAGGAATGGATCGGATGGGGATGGACAGGATGGATCGCGTGTCTGATCTAGATAGGATGGGTTCTGGGTTTGACCGAATGGGCTCTGGGATGGATCGGCTGGGACCCAGTATGGACAGGCTCGGACCTGGTCTAGATCGTATGAGTTCAGGCATGGATCGCCTCGGCCCATCTGGATTTGACCGCTTGGGCCCATCTAGCTTGGACCGCATGGGTGGTGGCGGCGGTGGCGGCGGCATGGATTTTGGCTCTCCGATGGGAATGGATCGCATGGGCAACACCGGAATTGACAGAATGGCGAGCAACTTCGACCGCATGGGCTCTGCCGGAGGACTTGACCGTTTTCCATCTGGCGGCCTTGACCGCATGAGCTCTGGAATTGACCGGATGGGATCTGGAGGTGTTGGTGGTCAGTTCGACCGTTCTGGTGACTTGGAGCGTGGATTTGGCGGCAATTCCTTTGGAGGAGCTGGGGCTGGAGGTCCTGGAGCCGGGGGAAGCAATGTCAGGAAGGGATGTCAGATCTTTGTCAGGAAT CTGCCTTTTGACTTCACCTGGAAGATGCTGAAGGATACCTTCAACGCATGCG GAATGGTCCAGTATGCTGATATTAAGATGGAGAACGGGAAGTCCAAGGGCTGCGGTGTGGTTCGCTTTGACAACCCCGAAACTGCTGAGCGCGCCTGCCGGACCATGAACGGCTATCGCCTGAATGGAAGAGAAATTGATGTTAGGATTGACAGGAATGCATAA